The Hyphomicrobium sp. MC1 genome window below encodes:
- a CDS encoding glycosyltransferase: MSAREFQDRPRLMLKLRALWRHPFNSQKRKRYRFKCTRGGAWLENHGCPIAGPLTRSSEFPSGLPEESAAGLLPWVTLLRFILDETLASQPALNVLVPGLARKNLSGGPNTAIILACQLARAGAKIRLISTQAPIDSDAELFWKHAALLHGHDPRSYNIELVDATTPNQPVTIGFNDIFLATAWWTAQAAKYAVLHLRHKKFVYLIQDYEPLLHQASTEQALASETYGLDHLPVINTTLLRDYLIENRIGLFAQGEFAARAIAFEPAIDRQLFHPDKSAAPPNGKKRLLMYARPNTARRNLFELGVASLRVAVTKGLMSPDEWDFLGMGEAFDPVPLGLGATLEPLPWQGLAGYAKQMRESDLLLSLMMSPHPSYPPLEMASCGRQVVTTTFGSKTANRLKEISPNIIAVEPTLEGLCDALELALKRKPSNGAIAFPQSWDESFAHVTPTLFQALLQLQGSPHFEPQLEAGIDASKIFPGFRSWVSDDYGMYRREMLKERSALYAEADPSLLSLITPVWNTPARYLRELAETVFAQDCGLGFEWLILDNGSQNTDTLDCLQKIANHQAVRLIRVEQNIGIVPALRRLLEEAKNRYVVPLDSDDLLTPDCLRIITSALKANNYPAAAYSDEDKILGEHNRDPYCKPDWDPVLFINSCYIAHVCAIDRHVAVNLGCYTNRNCEGSSDWDSFTRLFLAGHEPVHIPEIIYTWRMHPRSTALNIQSKNYIHDSQKSVLETFVRGRGLESEYKIDFSPLFDETPDWRLVRTNDVAKPITTLLVGRQSLKLPQSSFVGHVVKALGNANLASLMDHAAALAQEGRLLHLLDCECKIEDDSWSDEAMAMFELFPDAVMVGGRISLNGVITAADSYFGFDGICGSPNIGRSVNDPGYFAQLLKPHTANAVPIEHCVIKPSFLLECLPNLARAGVTLEALPKWLGAAARKQNKRCIYSPFFHASSQKKPGSVSLVETAAFQLAHADLLPETSLLSSRLGLTRASAYQPTCRVERSGQEKNLHQLPSLSYPDKHAAELMARQAIASPLRSREQADISILTTVYIKTDAELLRKTAATLLTQTQPFREWILLAHGPIQPAVAEFLEKLSEDRRVRVLKKENNLGIIGGMRQCLVEACGRYCMPIDADDLVTVDAIEITWAAFMGVEQPEFVYSDEDILYEGTLTSPIRRTSFDPILNDTDSTIWHLCAFSRRRALELGVYTDRKAEYCHDWDTAHRFASNPTRILHIPHVLYHWRHHRASSSNSGDLNEGSLNSVREILSVIRKKQVKPERYFVDYYPANRGVEQLSLRRVKTDPQTICLIYLTTSNSSESTDPTLPISFPLSERHRVHLDVDGRIPVATLERVLSASNSELFVLLHERFQPSHEEGAWEAMQIFELHEDVAAVSGRLLNRRGVVIGCCDTAARENSEDEWLGRDRTYAGSQALALKCHAARTVVSEFAFLKRDLLKETIKNLRGSLALNRLGAALARTASDQKRLLAYSPLCEAIERDITAESKEDV; encoded by the coding sequence ATGTCTGCACGAGAGTTTCAAGATCGGCCGCGATTAATGCTAAAATTGCGGGCCCTTTGGCGTCATCCATTTAATTCTCAAAAACGCAAGCGATATCGCTTTAAATGTACGCGCGGCGGGGCTTGGTTGGAAAACCACGGTTGTCCCATAGCAGGTCCCTTAACTCGATCATCAGAATTTCCCTCGGGACTACCTGAAGAGAGTGCCGCCGGTCTTCTGCCGTGGGTAACGCTTCTTCGCTTCATCTTGGATGAAACACTGGCAAGCCAACCTGCATTGAACGTCTTAGTCCCAGGCCTCGCCAGAAAGAATCTTTCCGGAGGCCCCAATACAGCCATAATTCTTGCCTGTCAGTTGGCCCGCGCTGGCGCAAAAATTCGACTGATCTCAACACAAGCGCCAATTGATTCGGATGCCGAACTTTTCTGGAAACATGCTGCGCTTTTACATGGTCATGACCCACGATCCTATAACATAGAGCTTGTCGATGCGACGACACCCAATCAACCCGTCACGATTGGCTTCAACGATATCTTCCTTGCTACTGCTTGGTGGACCGCGCAGGCGGCGAAATATGCCGTTCTGCATCTTCGACACAAAAAATTTGTCTATCTTATTCAGGACTACGAACCGCTTCTGCACCAGGCATCTACTGAACAAGCGCTGGCGTCAGAAACATACGGACTCGATCACCTGCCGGTGATCAATACTACTCTTCTTCGTGACTATCTTATTGAGAACAGGATTGGTTTATTCGCGCAAGGAGAGTTCGCGGCGCGTGCCATAGCCTTCGAGCCTGCAATCGATCGGCAGCTTTTCCATCCGGACAAGAGTGCAGCGCCACCGAACGGAAAAAAACGCTTGTTAATGTACGCGCGGCCCAACACGGCTCGTCGCAATTTATTTGAACTCGGTGTTGCTTCCTTGCGCGTGGCCGTGACTAAGGGGTTAATGAGCCCCGACGAATGGGATTTTCTTGGAATGGGCGAAGCCTTTGACCCAGTGCCGCTAGGCCTGGGGGCCACGCTGGAGCCTTTACCGTGGCAAGGCTTGGCCGGATACGCCAAACAAATGAGGGAGAGTGATCTCTTGCTCTCTCTTATGATGTCTCCTCATCCGAGTTACCCGCCGCTTGAGATGGCGTCATGCGGCCGTCAGGTCGTCACGACAACGTTTGGTTCTAAAACTGCCAATCGACTGAAGGAGATCTCCCCAAATATAATAGCTGTTGAGCCAACCCTTGAAGGGCTCTGTGATGCCCTTGAACTCGCTCTCAAACGCAAACCCTCGAACGGGGCGATCGCATTCCCTCAATCTTGGGACGAGAGTTTTGCGCACGTGACGCCCACGTTGTTTCAAGCGCTTCTCCAACTCCAAGGATCCCCTCATTTCGAGCCTCAGCTGGAAGCAGGGATAGACGCGAGCAAAATTTTTCCCGGCTTCCGGAGCTGGGTCTCTGATGACTACGGCATGTATCGACGCGAGATGCTGAAAGAGCGCTCGGCGCTCTACGCCGAAGCAGACCCTTCTCTTCTCAGTCTAATTACGCCCGTCTGGAATACTCCCGCTCGCTATCTCCGGGAATTGGCAGAAACGGTGTTCGCACAAGACTGTGGGCTAGGCTTCGAGTGGCTCATTCTCGATAATGGCTCGCAAAATACGGATACACTCGATTGCTTGCAGAAAATTGCAAATCACCAAGCGGTTCGTCTCATTCGAGTGGAGCAAAACATTGGGATTGTGCCAGCACTTCGCCGACTGCTGGAAGAAGCGAAGAACCGTTACGTCGTGCCACTAGATAGCGACGATCTTCTGACACCCGATTGCCTTAGGATCATTACATCTGCTCTGAAAGCCAATAATTATCCCGCCGCAGCTTATTCTGACGAAGATAAGATACTTGGTGAACATAATCGGGACCCTTACTGCAAACCCGATTGGGACCCAGTATTATTTATTAACTCGTGTTATATTGCGCATGTCTGCGCTATCGACCGACATGTCGCGGTCAACTTAGGGTGCTATACAAACCGTAATTGCGAGGGTTCTTCAGACTGGGATAGCTTCACTCGATTGTTCCTTGCTGGTCATGAACCTGTTCATATACCCGAAATCATCTACACGTGGCGCATGCATCCGCGATCCACGGCGCTCAATATTCAGAGCAAAAACTATATTCATGACTCGCAGAAAAGCGTCTTGGAGACATTTGTTCGTGGGCGTGGCTTGGAATCTGAATATAAGATCGATTTTTCACCATTGTTTGACGAAACGCCCGACTGGCGCCTCGTCAGAACCAACGACGTTGCAAAACCAATCACTACCTTACTAGTGGGTCGCCAATCGCTCAAACTCCCACAATCAAGCTTTGTTGGACACGTAGTCAAAGCGCTCGGAAATGCGAACTTGGCTTCGTTAATGGACCATGCAGCAGCGTTGGCACAGGAAGGGCGACTGCTGCATTTGCTCGACTGCGAATGCAAAATCGAGGACGACAGTTGGTCAGACGAAGCAATGGCTATGTTCGAGCTCTTCCCCGATGCAGTAATGGTTGGGGGCCGCATTTCATTGAATGGGGTCATTACTGCTGCGGATAGCTATTTTGGGTTCGATGGGATATGCGGTTCGCCCAATATCGGCAGATCCGTCAATGACCCTGGCTATTTTGCGCAGCTCCTTAAGCCGCACACCGCTAATGCCGTGCCTATCGAACACTGTGTAATCAAGCCATCTTTCCTTCTTGAATGCTTGCCCAACCTCGCTCGAGCTGGCGTGACTCTGGAAGCGCTACCTAAGTGGCTAGGCGCTGCGGCACGGAAGCAAAACAAGCGATGCATCTACTCTCCATTCTTCCATGCATCGTCTCAAAAGAAGCCAGGTTCTGTTTCTCTTGTCGAAACCGCGGCGTTTCAATTGGCTCATGCCGACCTTCTTCCCGAAACGTCGCTGCTCTCATCGCGACTAGGGCTAACCCGGGCCTCAGCATATCAACCGACTTGCCGCGTAGAACGCTCGGGGCAAGAAAAAAACCTGCACCAATTGCCCAGCCTCAGTTATCCGGATAAGCACGCCGCAGAGCTAATGGCACGGCAGGCGATTGCTTCCCCCTTGCGGTCTCGGGAGCAGGCAGATATTTCGATCCTCACTACCGTCTATATAAAGACCGATGCTGAGCTGTTGCGTAAAACCGCGGCCACTTTGCTTACCCAAACTCAGCCGTTTCGTGAGTGGATTCTCCTGGCTCACGGGCCTATTCAACCGGCCGTCGCAGAGTTTTTGGAAAAACTCTCGGAGGATAGGCGTGTCCGCGTCCTGAAAAAGGAAAATAACCTAGGTATCATAGGTGGCATGCGCCAATGCCTCGTTGAAGCGTGTGGCAGATATTGCATGCCAATTGACGCAGACGATCTTGTCACGGTTGATGCTATAGAAATAACTTGGGCGGCATTTATGGGCGTCGAACAGCCCGAATTTGTGTATTCAGACGAAGACATCCTCTACGAAGGCACTCTAACTTCGCCGATCCGGCGTACGTCATTCGACCCAATTCTAAATGATACAGATTCGACGATTTGGCATCTGTGCGCATTCTCTCGCCGTCGCGCATTGGAGCTGGGAGTGTATACCGACCGTAAAGCAGAATATTGCCACGACTGGGATACTGCACACCGCTTCGCGTCCAATCCGACAAGGATCCTGCACATCCCGCATGTTCTCTACCATTGGCGGCACCATCGGGCGTCATCGAGCAACAGCGGAGATCTGAATGAAGGGTCTTTGAACTCAGTACGCGAGATCTTGTCTGTCATCCGAAAGAAACAGGTTAAGCCGGAACGATATTTTGTAGACTATTATCCAGCAAATCGTGGGGTAGAACAGCTCTCTTTGCGCCGAGTGAAGACTGACCCCCAGACCATCTGCTTAATTTATCTTACGACGTCGAATTCGTCAGAGAGCACAGATCCGACGCTCCCAATTTCATTTCCGTTATCGGAGCGCCACCGGGTACACTTAGATGTCGATGGGCGGATACCAGTCGCAACTTTAGAACGTGTGCTCTCGGCGTCAAACTCTGAACTTTTCGTTTTACTTCACGAACGTTTCCAACCGAGCCATGAGGAAGGCGCTTGGGAGGCAATGCAGATCTTTGAATTGCATGAAGATGTAGCGGCAGTTTCGGGGAGGTTGCTCAACCGAAGAGGGGTTGTGATTGGTTGTTGCGATACTGCGGCAAGGGAAAATTCGGAAGATGAATGGCTCGGTCGCGATCGAACCTACGCCGGTTCGCAAGCTTTAGCTCTCAAATGCCACGCCGCCCGAACTGTCGTTTCGGAATTTGCATTCCTCAAGAGAGATTTGCTGAAGGAGACGATCAAAAATTTAAGGGGCTCCCTCGCTCTCAATAGGCTGGGTGCAGCTCTTGCTCGCACGGCATCCGATCAGAAGCGACTACTCGCTTACTCGCCTCTGTGCGAAGCTATCGAGCGGGATATCACTGCTGAATCAAAAGAAGATGTTTGA
- a CDS encoding sarcosine oxidase subunit delta, which translates to MFVLFCPHCQEKREEEEFGYAGEAFRIRPPTPETVSDEAWGDYLFMRTNPKGWHWELWSHATGCRKFLVVKRNTATNTIAGSWTLAEGRKAYDAEGGAQ; encoded by the coding sequence ATGTTCGTTCTGTTCTGCCCGCACTGCCAGGAAAAACGCGAGGAAGAGGAGTTCGGGTATGCGGGCGAAGCATTTCGCATTCGCCCGCCAACGCCTGAGACAGTCAGCGATGAAGCCTGGGGCGACTACCTCTTCATGCGGACCAATCCGAAAGGCTGGCATTGGGAGCTGTGGTCGCACGCAACCGGGTGCCGGAAGTTTTTAGTTGTGAAGCGCAATACTGCGACGAACACCATAGCAGGCTCTTGGACGCTTGCCGAAGGCCGCAAGGCCTATGATGCGGAAGGCGGCGCGCAATGA
- a CDS encoding helix-turn-helix domain-containing protein has translation MIDQRKRNIEIDQAIGNRIRAIRISNGKTQDDLANAADMTLADYSRSEAGERRFNAVELFAISQALGVGLADIVSALER, from the coding sequence ATGATCGATCAACGCAAAAGAAATATAGAAATCGATCAAGCCATCGGAAATCGCATTCGCGCGATCCGCATATCCAACGGAAAAACGCAAGACGACCTTGCGAACGCCGCGGACATGACGCTTGCGGACTATTCGCGAAGCGAAGCGGGCGAGCGCCGGTTTAATGCGGTTGAGCTTTTTGCCATTTCGCAAGCCCTTGGCGTCGGGCTTGCTGACATCGTCTCAGCGCTTGAACGCTAG
- a CDS encoding sarcosine oxidase subunit beta family protein, with amino-acid sequence MKKDYSIWSLFAKGLGHNEGWDPAWRSADPKPSYNVIIVGAGGHGLATAYYLAKEHGIRDIAVIEKGYLGGGNTARNTTIVRSNYLWDEATMLYEHALKLWEGLTEDLNFNVMFSQRGVFNLGHTLQDMRDIERRVNANILNGIDAQMLDTAQVKRMIPILNTSKNARYPVLGASYQPRAGVARHDAVAWGFARAASKYGVDIVENCEVVGMDIVNGRIQGLETTRGPIRAERVGCVASGHSSVLAKMAGIRLPIESHPLQAFVSESMKPVLDTVVMSNAVHGYASQSDKGELVIGAGIDSYTSYTQRGSPHIIEHTAAAIIEMFPIFSRVRMNRQWGGIVDTTPDACPIISKTKVKGLYFNCGWGTGGFKATPGSGNVFAHTIAKDDPHPLNKAFSLDRFATGHLIDEHGAAAVAH; translated from the coding sequence ATGAAGAAGGACTACTCGATCTGGTCGCTTTTCGCGAAAGGTCTCGGCCACAACGAAGGCTGGGATCCAGCGTGGCGCAGCGCGGACCCTAAGCCCTCTTATAACGTCATAATCGTTGGTGCCGGCGGGCACGGGCTTGCGACGGCCTACTATCTGGCGAAAGAGCACGGCATTCGCGACATCGCCGTCATCGAGAAGGGATATCTCGGTGGCGGTAACACGGCGCGCAACACGACGATCGTTCGTTCCAACTATTTGTGGGACGAAGCAACGATGCTCTACGAGCATGCGTTGAAGCTGTGGGAAGGTCTTACCGAGGATCTGAACTTCAACGTGATGTTCAGCCAGCGCGGCGTCTTCAATCTCGGGCATACACTGCAAGATATGCGCGACATCGAGCGGCGCGTGAACGCGAACATCCTGAACGGCATTGACGCGCAAATGCTCGACACAGCGCAAGTCAAGCGGATGATTCCGATCCTCAATACGTCGAAGAACGCACGTTACCCTGTGCTTGGCGCGAGCTATCAACCGCGCGCCGGCGTCGCGCGCCACGATGCGGTGGCGTGGGGCTTTGCGCGAGCGGCCAGCAAGTATGGCGTCGACATCGTCGAGAATTGCGAAGTCGTCGGCATGGATATTGTCAACGGTCGCATTCAGGGACTTGAGACGACGCGCGGTCCGATCCGAGCCGAACGGGTCGGCTGCGTGGCTTCCGGCCATTCCTCCGTGCTGGCGAAAATGGCTGGCATCCGGCTGCCGATCGAAAGTCATCCGCTGCAGGCATTCGTATCGGAATCGATGAAGCCGGTGCTCGACACGGTGGTTATGTCGAATGCGGTTCATGGATATGCAAGCCAGTCCGACAAGGGCGAGCTTGTCATCGGCGCGGGTATCGATTCCTATACAAGTTATACGCAGCGCGGCAGTCCGCACATCATCGAGCACACCGCCGCGGCGATCATTGAGATGTTCCCGATTTTCTCGCGCGTTCGGATGAACAGACAGTGGGGCGGCATCGTCGATACGACGCCGGACGCCTGTCCCATCATCAGCAAGACGAAAGTAAAGGGCCTATACTTCAATTGCGGTTGGGGCACGGGCGGCTTCAAGGCGACGCCAGGCTCCGGCAACGTCTTCGCGCACACGATTGCGAAAGACGATCCGCATCCGCTTAACAAGGCCTTCAGCCTCGATCGCTTCGCGACGGGACATCTGATCGACGAGCACGGCGCCGCTGCTGTCGCACACTAA
- a CDS encoding B12-binding domain-containing radical SAM protein: MADIVIVNPRFNTSFWGMEHCMAMLGKRANLPVACLPLLAALVPRHHQVTIIDENVEELDFERLEQADMVCITGMSVQGARVREILEELNTRNIFTVVGGPMATVEPEELEELADVIFVGEADVTWPQFIKEWESGRHACRYEQLEKTDMTSLPLPRLDLLKSQHYMFGSMQISRGCPFTCEFCDIIVTFGRKPRLKGAEQVLAELDAYYRAGIKIVFVVDDNLIGNKKAIKPMLREIAEWQEAHSYALTLFTEASLDLAEDEELMCLMGRAGFQSVFIGIESPDEASLKETKKMQNVRERAGTLVERVRRIQDHGLDVWCGMIVGFDNDKPQAFEVLPGFLADARIANALIGLLHAIPTTPLFERLKSEGRLNDDAGSDAFGTNVIPLGMSPAMLRDGLVRVTEQSYSANAYFERLDKLFVEGGFKFAVHQLPYWRTNRLAWLWSCVQNYIMFAVLAVRLVHQVEDATIARRYRTQLLRVFRRRTLEPQLLFTYAIKTAMHHHYATITKSLVESDGGPVPESVRSFSRAGSRRQGPQQPLAINRVA, encoded by the coding sequence ATGGCCGACATCGTCATCGTCAATCCGCGCTTCAATACATCGTTTTGGGGCATGGAGCATTGCATGGCGATGCTCGGCAAGCGAGCCAATCTGCCGGTTGCGTGCCTGCCTCTGCTTGCGGCACTAGTCCCACGACACCATCAAGTCACGATCATTGACGAGAACGTTGAAGAGCTCGATTTTGAGCGTTTGGAACAAGCGGACATGGTGTGCATCACCGGGATGTCCGTCCAGGGCGCGCGTGTTCGCGAGATCCTGGAGGAGCTTAACACCCGCAATATCTTCACAGTCGTCGGTGGACCCATGGCAACGGTCGAGCCGGAAGAGCTTGAGGAGCTCGCTGATGTTATTTTCGTCGGCGAGGCGGATGTGACATGGCCGCAATTCATCAAGGAGTGGGAATCCGGCCGGCATGCATGTCGCTACGAGCAGCTTGAGAAAACGGACATGACCTCGCTCCCGCTGCCGCGCCTCGACCTGCTGAAATCGCAGCACTACATGTTCGGCAGTATGCAGATTTCTCGTGGTTGCCCATTCACATGCGAGTTTTGCGATATCATCGTTACATTCGGGCGCAAGCCTCGTCTCAAGGGAGCTGAGCAGGTGCTTGCGGAACTGGATGCCTATTATCGCGCGGGCATTAAGATCGTCTTCGTTGTTGACGACAACCTCATCGGCAATAAAAAGGCCATCAAACCGATGTTGCGCGAGATTGCCGAGTGGCAGGAAGCACATTCCTATGCGCTCACGCTCTTCACGGAAGCTTCGCTCGATCTGGCCGAAGACGAAGAGCTGATGTGCCTGATGGGCCGCGCAGGTTTCCAAAGCGTCTTCATTGGTATTGAAAGTCCAGATGAAGCTTCGCTGAAAGAGACAAAAAAAATGCAGAATGTCCGCGAGCGTGCCGGCACGCTTGTCGAGCGCGTCAGACGCATTCAGGATCATGGGCTAGATGTCTGGTGCGGAATGATCGTCGGGTTCGACAACGATAAACCGCAGGCTTTCGAGGTTTTGCCCGGCTTTTTGGCGGACGCGCGCATCGCGAATGCCCTTATTGGACTCCTTCACGCGATTCCAACGACACCACTCTTCGAGCGATTGAAATCGGAAGGCCGGTTGAATGACGATGCCGGCAGTGATGCGTTTGGCACCAATGTCATTCCATTGGGAATGTCGCCGGCCATGCTGCGTGACGGGTTGGTGCGCGTGACCGAGCAGTCCTATTCGGCGAATGCCTACTTCGAGCGCCTCGACAAGTTGTTCGTCGAAGGCGGCTTCAAGTTTGCGGTTCACCAATTGCCCTATTGGCGAACCAATCGCTTGGCTTGGTTGTGGAGTTGCGTTCAAAATTACATCATGTTCGCCGTTCTAGCGGTCCGTCTGGTTCACCAGGTCGAAGATGCCACTATTGCACGCCGTTATCGAACACAATTGCTTCGTGTCTTTAGGAGGCGAACGCTCGAGCCGCAGCTCCTGTTTACGTATGCGATTAAAACGGCCATGCATCATCATTATGCGACGATCACAAAAAGTCTTGTAGAGTCCGATGGTGGGCCGGTGCCGGAATCGGTACGTTCGTTCTCTCGCGCTGGGTCGCGGCGTCAAGGGCCGCAGCAGCCCTTAGCGATCAATCGCGTCGCATGA
- a CDS encoding helix-turn-helix domain-containing protein, with translation MNTTHVDRLVGNRLKYIRTNHNLSVSELALSAMLSVDEYKSSEAGARRFRAAELFRIAKKLNVSMADILTVLDRSSSAVVDENR, from the coding sequence ATGAACACGACGCACGTCGATCGATTAGTGGGCAATCGCCTCAAATATATTCGCACTAATCACAATCTTTCAGTCAGCGAACTGGCTCTGTCGGCCATGTTATCCGTTGACGAGTACAAAAGCTCCGAAGCGGGGGCTCGCAGATTTCGTGCGGCAGAGCTGTTTCGAATTGCTAAGAAGCTCAATGTCAGCATGGCGGACATTCTAACGGTCCTCGACCGTTCGTCGAGTGCGGTCGTCGATGAGAACCGCTAA
- a CDS encoding RAD52 family DNA repair protein: MTFSDEQTRLLKAKLKRRHVKTRAMDGERLSYLEGWHVIAEANRIFGFAQWDRQTLAPHCHWTLQRSGQTVCLYSTRVRVTVRSGDTVTIRDGFGTGLGRSAQPEIAHDVAIKSAETDATKRALATFGNAFGLALYDPEQTHVTRSKKRWRKGTKPELIVVSLSGKECSFTDPLAFSQEVLRQAEEVATIDDLYTLWALNAATMKVLAADPHGGELNQRIISTLKDRARRLTTDKLQSSPVADERHPISDGRPPRSFLLPKEKRIRDRQHLAFVASQPCLICGRRPAQAHHLRFAQSRAMSLKVSDEFTVPLCVTHHDQLHRSGDEPAYWHSQEISNPLEHAAKYWALSHQQNKPSPSQVFNPDTEEEFNEPPLRKPATKIRE; the protein is encoded by the coding sequence ATGACATTTAGCGACGAACAAACACGGCTTCTCAAGGCAAAATTGAAACGGCGTCACGTGAAAACACGAGCCATGGACGGCGAACGCCTTTCCTATCTCGAAGGATGGCATGTCATTGCCGAAGCCAATCGTATCTTTGGCTTCGCACAGTGGGATCGCCAGACGCTTGCTCCGCACTGTCACTGGACGCTCCAGCGATCCGGACAAACCGTTTGTCTTTATTCGACTCGCGTCCGCGTCACAGTCAGGAGCGGCGATACCGTGACGATCCGCGATGGTTTTGGAACCGGGCTCGGACGATCAGCGCAGCCGGAAATCGCCCACGATGTGGCGATCAAGTCGGCCGAAACAGATGCGACGAAACGGGCTCTGGCGACTTTCGGCAATGCCTTTGGGCTGGCACTCTACGATCCTGAGCAAACGCACGTCACGAGAAGCAAGAAGCGTTGGCGAAAAGGCACCAAGCCCGAACTCATCGTCGTCAGCCTGAGCGGCAAAGAGTGCAGCTTTACTGATCCACTAGCCTTCAGCCAGGAAGTGCTTCGCCAAGCTGAGGAAGTGGCCACCATAGACGATCTGTATACCTTGTGGGCCCTTAATGCCGCCACGATGAAAGTGCTCGCTGCCGATCCTCATGGAGGCGAGCTTAATCAGAGAATTATTAGCACCCTGAAAGATCGGGCCCGCCGCCTAACGACAGACAAGCTTCAATCGAGTCCGGTCGCCGATGAGAGACATCCAATCTCAGATGGGCGTCCTCCCCGCTCCTTTCTTCTGCCAAAAGAAAAGCGGATCCGCGATCGCCAGCACCTGGCATTTGTGGCAAGCCAGCCTTGTCTGATCTGCGGTCGACGCCCAGCGCAGGCGCATCACTTGCGCTTTGCTCAATCGCGAGCGATGTCACTGAAAGTCTCTGATGAGTTTACGGTGCCGCTTTGCGTTACCCACCACGATCAATTGCACAGAAGCGGCGATGAACCGGCCTATTGGCATAGCCAAGAAATTTCAAATCCGCTGGAACATGCGGCCAAATACTGGGCACTATCGCATCAACAGAACAAGCCGTCGCCCAGTCAAGTTTTCAATCCTGACACGGAAGAAGAGTTCAATGAACCACCGCTCCGAAAACCAGCCACCAAAATCAGGGAATGA